The following DNA comes from Methanothermus fervidus DSM 2088.
TTTTATCTTTTTCTAAAAGTTTGTTTATCATTTCAGCCAAAATTTCAACATTTTCTATATCTACACCAGAATCTGGTTCATCTAACATTATAAATTCTGGGTTTTGTGCTAGAAGCTGCAATATTTCAGATCTTTTCATTTCTCCTCCTGAAAATCCTAAATTTACATCTCTACTAAGGAAATCTTTATTAAATTTTAATTTTGTTGCAAATCTATATATTTTTGGATCTAATTTTTCATCTAAAGAACAACCACTTTCTATTTTTAATAAATCAATAAGGCGCACTCCTCTTATTGCTGGTGGATTTTGAAATGCCACTCCTATTCCCATTTTAGCTCGTTCTGTAGTATTTAAATTGGTAATATCTTTGCCTTTAAACAATATTTCTCCTCTAACTACTTTATATTCTGGAAAACCAAGAATTGTTAAAAATAAAGTACTCTTTCCTGCTCCGTTTGGTCCAAGTAAAACATGAGTCTCTCCCTTACCTATATAAAGATCTACACCATTCAATATTCTTTTACCATTGACCTCTACCACAAGATCATTAATTTCGAGAAGCAATTTAGATCCTCCTATAAAATTCATTTAAATTCATCAATCAATACCTTCTCAAATAATTTTAGACATCTTTTTATTCCATGAGCTTGTCTTTCCAAAATTTTTTTGGGTTCTGAAAATCTTAAATCTGCATGAACACCAGAATCTGTTATTATTTCAGATTTATTTGTTACAATTGCTATACCACCTCTACCAACGCCTGCTGTAGTGCCTATCCCTATATCCGCATTAGTGATTCTTTTAATGGATTTAGCCATCTTAAGAGCCATTTTTTTGTCTGATTTTTCATTGTAAACTTTTATATCTCCTAAAACATGGTCAGGTGTCAATGGCTTAATTTTAAGAATTGTTTTTAATCCAGAAATCGTTGGAATAAACAATGCTGCAACTAAAGATATTTTATAGTCTTCTCTCTTTATACTCCAATCATAGTTGAGAGGATATCCTTGTGCAAATGCATGTATTTCCCTGCCAATTTTTCCATGTGTGAAACATTCTGCTGTTGCTACCCTAATCATCTAACTTCTTCCTCAAAAGTTTTAAAATATTGGCTGTAATAACATTTGCAATTCTATCAAGGACATATGGAGTTATTGGTTCCCAATCTTTTATTAATTTACCTGTACCTACAAGAATATGATTTTTCTTAATTCCTTCATTTCTTAAACCTAAAACTATTGGATTCTCTGGAGCATCTTCTATATTGAATACTTTAATTTCTTCTTCCCCAATTCCAAAGACACCCATTGTACTTATTGTATATGCACCTATTTCATGAGCTTTTTTTATGATTTTAGCTGTGATGGGTATGGTATTACCTCCTGCAATAGTAATACACACAACATCTCCATCTATAATTTCTAGATTATCCTTTGACACATAACAAGGCATGGTTTCAATTTTCTTAGAACATGGTAATCTTTTTAGGAATTCTGTTTTATATTCTCCAATTTTACCTCCTAACATCCTAAATATAAAATCTTCTTCAGAAATTTTTTGACCATCTATTGCTTTTATTATTACAGGTCCGCCTCTATGTACTTCTATTAAATTTAAAGCTATTCTAATACCTAACCTACCTAACCCAACAATAGTTACTTTACCTTTTGGATTTTTAAGTTTTTCAAGCTCTGAAATATTCATAATATGTCCCATTTTATTGGTTTGTCAGCTATATCTACTTCAATTCCTAAATTTGAAATAATTTTAGCAAGTTTGTATAGCCCTGGAAGTTCTGTGAAATAATGAGTGGCATCAATTAAAGTTAAATTTAGGTGATATGCTAAAACCATTGTTTTATAAATTAAATCACCTGAGAGATAAACATCTGCATTCTTTTCATATGCTTTTTTAACAAGACGTTCATTGCTTAAACCAAAGCCTGAAACAATTGCCACATATTCTACAATTAAATTTTTATCAAAATTAACAACTTTAACATTATCTATTGATAATTTTTCTTTGATAAGTTTTATAAATTCTGGTAAAGAAACAGCTTTTATTTTGCAAAGTCTTCCTATTCCACTATCCTCATCCAAAACATCCTTTATTTCCATATTTAATGTTTCTGCAAGAGCATCACAAGCTCCGCCTTTTACCACATCCCAATTAGAATGTATAACATAAGCAGGTATTTCTGGCTTAGACAAAGGTGGATGATGAAGAATCAGAAGATCATATTTGTTTAATTTTTTTGTTGGGACATAATCCATTGAAACCAAAACTTTTTTTACTTCTAAATTTTCAAGATCTTTACCAATAAAACCAATTTTATCCCCATCAACTGCAAGATTTTTTGGAACAATTTCTTCTATTTTTTTAAATAATTCTTTGGCCTTCATTTTATCTCAATAACTTTAGATTTTATTTTTTTAATAAATTTTTCAATTACTTTATCGCAAGATACTGGCCTCAAAGAAGACACAATAAGCGCATGTTTTTTTAATTTTTTCATGAATTTGGTGAAGTTATTTTCTTTAAATAACATTCCCTCATAAAATTCAAATGGTGACATGCAATAAAGTACGCCTTCAACATCAAAAAAATAATTCATAACATTTTTTAAAACCTCAATTGTGAGTGTCATTGTTCCAGAAGTTTTACTTTGTAGTCCATAAGTATAAAGAAAAGCCTTGTATTTGGCATTGATACTATCTATCAATCTTTTTTTACTGCCGATTTTTCTTATTGTTTTATCACTTCCGTCTGATCGTGGATCCTCAATTATAAATGCTTTTGTATAAAATTTATTTAGATTTTCTATGCCACCAATACCAGTAGTGTCTATAATTAGATCCCATTTCTTCCTTAATCCATCTAAACCAATCTTAAATTCTATATTTTTTTCTACTAAATTTATAACCTGAGGATGGATATCAACTAAAGTAATCTCTGTATTTAAATTATTGGCTAAAAAAGAACCAGTAATGTATCCACCAATTATCAGACAATTTTTTGGTTTTAATTTTTTTTCTTTGAGCCACTTTATCACTGCTTTAGTTTTAACTTCACCAATATATTTTATTATATCATGAAATGTGTATTCAGAATAATATGTTTTTACTGTTGGTGTTATACCATTTTCAACTTTCATGTTTTTCATTGAGTCCTATTCTTTTTAATGCAGTAGTCATTTCATCTTTTACAGCTTTTTCAACACTTTTTTTGTGAATTATATGTGGTGGAGATAACGCTGCACTTAATATTCTACCTTTTGAATCCATGATAACTAACATTGAACCTGAACCAGGAACACCAAGCCTTCCTCTAGCAATAACTAAATCGCAGTCAACGATATCTAATGCCATTAATGCTTTACTTATTGCTGGTGTTCTATTTAGATCACATGCATCTGTGTAGAATTTAAGATGTTTTGCTTTTTGAATTCCAAATTTCTCTAATACTTCATTTATAGCTTTTACTTTCTCTTTTGTTTTATTTGGAACAACTATATTTTTTGCATTAAGAATATATTTTTGAATTTCCTTTACTTCTTTAATTTTATCTCCCTGTCTCCTGCCTTCCACAGATTCAACATATGCTTTTTTTATTAATTTTTCCATAGTCATGCGCATCTAACATGTAACTTCAGTTCAGGTTTTAAATGTAATTCTTTAATAACACGTATTACGTCATCTAAATTTCCAACCTCTGGTGATCCTACACCTTTAACATCATGAGGATAGTTATTGGGGATAACTGTGGCTAAATTGTCAGCACCTGCCATAAGTGAATATTTAACATTTTCTGGTCCGATAGTAGGAGTAGGTACAGTTATTCTTATTTCCGGGTACATCAACCTAGTTATCGCAATAGTTTTCATTTGTTCATGTAAAGGACAAGGAGGATGATTTTCCATAGGTGTTCCTTTATATGGATTGAAACCCATGATTGGTATTTCTCCTAAAGTTTTAAAGGTTTTTAAAAATTTTAAATGCATTAACCTATCATAATATGATTCACCAATGCCTATCAATAATCCTGAAGAAAGTTCAATATTGGCTTCTGATACTAGTTTACATACTTTAATTCTATCCTCAAGGTTTTCACCAGGCTTTAAATCTTTAAATAACTTCCTGTTTATAGTTTCCAAATTACAACAAATAGTGTCGGTATCATATTTTTTCAATTTTAAAATTGTTTCCTTATTAAGATCTGAACCAACATTTATCAATAATTCAAGTGACGTGTTTTCCTTGACAATTTTGGCTGCCTTGACAGCCTGGGAACCACCATAACCATGTGCACCTGAACAGCTAACTCTTGGAATTCCTGATTTCTCTATTTTTTTTGCTGCTTCCAATATTTCATCATCAGTTTTATGAAATGGATGATAATAACCTTCTGGTGAAGTTCCTGCAGCGAAACCACAATATTTACATTTTGGAGAAATCTGACATATATTTGTGATGTGAATTGTTGAAGTTAATTTGATTGAATCCTTATATCTATCTCTAAGCTCAGAAGCAGTGTACATCAGTTCCTTGAAATCATTAGAATTCTTAATTTTAAACAATTTTAAAATTTCACAATCACTCAATTTTTTTTCTTTTAAAGCTTTTTTTAAAATGCTCTTAATCATCATCTTAGCATCACGGCTTTAAAAAATTATTCTGTTATTATTATGAATTCACCGACTTTTTCGACCCTGTGGAATGGAATGTAAAGATAATCTCCCCTTCTTTTTGCCCCTCTCAAATTTACGTTCTTTTTATCTTTTTCAACTTTAACAACAATGTCTGTTATTTTACCGGTTTTATCATTTATTATAATTTCTTCAAGGTCTCCAAGAATTCGAGCATTATTTGTGGCTACTCTATAGCCCCTAATTTCACTCCAAATTTTTTCTTCACTTTTAATTTTTGTTTTTTCCACCATTAAAACCACCAAATTTTTTGAGAAATTCAAGATCTTCAGGAGTATTGATATTCAATGCAAGTTCCAAAAGTGGAAGTTCTAACTTTTTTTCATCTTGTTTTTTATTTACAGCTTTTAATAAATTTAACCCTATTGGTATTTGTTCAGTGTTATATGGAGGGGGAATTAGCCCATATTTTTTGTAAATACTTCGTGGTACAACAACGGTTAAAGCCGGTTTATCACTTTTTTCATAAATATCTATGATCATGTTTATTGTTTTGGGTTTTACCAATGGCAAATCAGCGTTTATTACAAGTAATGTATCTCTTTTTGGAATCTTTGTAATTACATATCTTAAATCATTTACATAACCCTTTCCAGGTGTCACTATTACTCTATATCCTCTTTTTTTTATGTATTCTGTAGTTTTAGGTGTATGGACACTTGTTGCAACTATTATTTCCTTTACTCTATCAACTTTTTCTAAACATTCTATCACATGTTGTATCATTGGTTTACCATTTATATTTATGAGGGGCTTTTCTTTGAAAGATTTAAGAGATTTAAGGCGTGTTCCTTTACCGCCAGCCATCACTAAAGCCTTTAAAAATTTTAGCTAAACCCCCTCCAGATTGTTTCTTTTTATGATATTTTAATCTTTCTGCAAGTATACATCTATCTCCACGATTACCTCCTATTGGTATACGTGGTGTCCCTAAAGAATTCATACATCTAGCCATCATGGCAGCTCCAAGTGCTAAACCATCAGAAACAAATACACAATCTTCAAAATAATCGTTAACATATTCAAGAATTAATTCAGGTTTTTTACCTGTTATACCAGCCCTACCTGTTACTCCCAAAACTGAGCCATCTTCAATTATGTCTTCATTAACAGCTTCTTCCACTAATCTTTTAGCTATTAGTGCACTTACATAATCAATTGTTCCAAATAAAAGCTCTAAACCATCATTTTCATAAATTTCTTTTCCAAGTTCTGATAGTTTATGGAATTTGCTTCCATTTTTTCCTACATCACACCCGATAAGAACTGTTCCAGCATTTTCTGCAGCTTTTGGGTCTACAGGTACAGTACCAAATCTACTTCTACTTTTTGGAACTTTTCTTATGTCTATATATTTGTGGACTTCTTCTGCATATTCTTGTGCTTTTTCTGCATCATATTTACCTTTTGTAGCTTTTACATCTAATACTGCACCTAGTTTTTTATCAACAAGATTAGTACCCTTTATTATGGCATCTGGTATTGCACCAGCCAATCCACAGAAATTTCCAACAGTTTTAGCATATGGTTTTTCACTATTTACAATTCTCCCAGCTAGTGTAGTACCAAAATCCATTGATACACAAGGATTACGAAAATCAACGTCAGTCCATTTGGCACCAAGCTTTATTCCAGCAGTTACAAGTTCTCCTTCCATTTCATTTGCAACCACTTCTCTACCAGTAGGAGGAAGTACTCCAGCTACTGCACCATCAAATGCTATCTTATCTAACAAACTATAATCTTGAAATTCTTTAGGTAAATTTTCCAATGATAATGCAGGTGTCATTCTTGCTGGAGGAATGCCTGCCTTTAAACAACCCTCTGCCAATGCTTTTATCATTTTTCCAACTTCTTCTGGAGATGCAAAACCAGCTGTGACACCTGTAGATCTCACTACAAAGTGAATATCTTTTTTTATGTCTAATTTAGCTCTTTTTGCAGATTCATGTATAGTATCCTTGACCAAATCTGCCACAGATTCTTTTGTAAGTTCAACACCCCAAATTGTTTTCCCAAAAACCTTTTCACCGGGTTTTGGAGGTCTAACGTCCCGTGTCATTTTAACAGTTTTATCTAATAAATACGTTCTACTTGTTCTGAGGTTTGTAGCTGTTATTATGCATTTGGTCGTTGTGTTTCCTAACTCTACTGATGCAACAATGTAATGTACATCTGGCTCCATTGAATATCCAGAACCAACAGTTTTTTTAATAAAAGAAGTAGATTTTATTTCTTCTATTGTTTTATATTTACTTTTTGCCATAATTGGTTTAGGTCCAAACAATCTTTTTAAAAATGACAAAAAATTACCTCCAAAAAACAGAAAATAAAAATTAATTAAAAAAATAAAAAAATTAGAGAAGCTTAAAGAATGGATGCTCTTCAATAGGTTCAGTGCCTATATCTTTTACAGCTTCTGCTATAAATACATCACACATAGCACATGCTGGGAATGCCATCTTAGCGTTTTCTATTGGACCATATAATACGAAATCTCCACCTGCCATCTGTTGAATTAAATTAGATCCAACGTCACATATTGGCCATGCTTCTTTATGTTCTTTCCTGTATTCTCGTAGCCAATCCCATGCAGATGGCACGTTATGAATACCACTTCCAACTGGGTATCCCCATTTACTTTTGGCAACATATGTTGTTCTTATAGCGTTTCCAGCTCCTTGACCAAGAGGTGTTACTGCAACATCCAACAATGGTTTATCAATACCACATTCTTCTGCAATTTCTAAAAGTCCTTTATCTAATGCATCTCCACCATTTTCCCATATTGCGATTTTGCCTTCAACACTAGGATCCATTGCATTAAATCCAAGGACAATTGATGCTGATACATCAGTTTCTTTTAGTGCATCAAATTCTTTTTCTTCTCCTGACATGTTAATTGAATTATAAATAGCGCGATCTGCTACTCCTATTTCATCTACATACTTTGCACCAGCTATTCTAGCATCAGCTGATGTTGAATCTATAAGAAATGGTACGTCTGTGACATCTGCAACAAATTCTAAGTATTTAACTATTGCATCTTCTGTTGCACCAAAAACTTGTACAAGATGGGGATTTCCTGTTGTGTCAGACATCTCTTCTTGGATCTTTATTAGTTCTTCTGCCTTATCCTTATCGAATACACCTTTTTTCTCATCTTCAATGATGCTATGACCACCATAAAATATAGTTCCAGCTAATACTGTTGGATATTCACCAGGTTGTCCACCAATTTTTACTCCTGCGATATCAAGAACAATTTGTTCTTTATCAAATCTAAACATGTTGATTAAACCTCCTTTAACTTTTTTAAATTCTAAGTAATAATCTCACTGCTGGAAGTGCAAAGAAAATTATTAAAATTATTATACCTAAGATAACACCATAAGCTATTCCAATGTCTCTGCCAATTTGTTGTCCTAACCTTTCAAAATATTCTCCAGCTGCAAAGTCAACTTTCTTTTCCATTTCATCAAGTCTTTCATCTATTTTATTGTATTCATCTACTGAGACTAATACACGAGGTATTGTGGTTCCTTCATCATCATTATTTGTCAATATATCATCCTCCTAAAGCTCTAAAAACGGCGACAATACCTATTAAAATTACAGCAAGTAAAATACCATAGATCAATCCAGGAATTCTTGTTTGTATTAATCCTGAAAATACTCTTCCTTCTCTTGCAATCAACTGAACCCTATAGCAAATATCATCTGTTGTTTTTTTCACGCCTTTAATATTTGGTTTATTAGATAATGATATTGCCAAGAAATACACCCCCTCAAATTAGAAGTATAAATCCTATTAAAAGTGTAAGTGCAAGACCTATACCAGTACCTTGAATTTTTCCTGCATACATTCCTGCCCACATTCTCTGTATTCCTCCGACCATCATTATTTGTGTCTGCATATCTCTAATTCTTGCTTCAATTAAAGCTGTCTCTGGTGAAATTGGATTTATTTTCTCTGCTTCCCCTTCTTCTTCCTCTTCTTCAACCTTTACTACCATTGCTTCCTCTTCAAAAGCCCCTGGATCCTTCTCTATGCATTCCTTAACCTTTTCCTTTATCTGATCAGCATCCTCAACATCTATCAAATCAACAATCTCAACCTGTTTCTGGAATCTCTCCAATGCTTCCTCTGGTAAATTCTCTATGTAAGGTATTGCTCCCTTTGCACCAATTATCTTCTTTTTATCATCAACGCCATTCTTATGTAGTGCTTTTATACTTTGTCCAGTTATATGCCCTTGAACCTCTGAACCACATAAAACTAGGAATCTTATGTTTGGATTTGAGATTATATTTGCTATTACCTTCTCTATTCCTAAATTCTCTGTCTTGCAAGGCCCAGCTATTGCAGCTCCTGCATCTATTGGTATATCTTCTATATGTGATGCTAATGTTACTGCTGCAACAGGACTTTCAGGATCTCCAACAATATAATCTCCACTAACTACTGGCCATCCTTCTGCTGGTTCTTTTTTCTCAGCCAAAATCATACACCTCCAAATTTAAGTAAAATTAAAGCGAAAACTATCAATCCAAATACAAATCCATATATCATGTTTGTAATTTTTCCCTGAGTTATATAGATACCTTCTCTTCCTGGATATGACTCTGGAGGAATTGTATTGGGATCTAAAGAATTATAAAGATTATCCACAGCCACCTCCAATTTATCCAACTCTTTATTTAAATCGTCCATTGAAAGAACAATTACATCTCTTCCAAGTGCAGTACTAATGACACCAGCTGATGGATCCAAAGCTAAATTAAATTCAGGTGCTACATGAATGAAAGGAAGCATTTCCATTTTTATACAACCTCCAAGTGTTTTATAATCTATTGTTCTTCTTCAGGCCACCAGCCTGTTCTTTGTACTATTGTGTTCTCGAATACATCCTTGACAAACATTTTCATAGATATTGCCCAGCCAACAGCTGCAACTAGTGAAATTAGCCACCAATATGGATTCTTTATTATGGAGAGTATGCCTACAATTGCCATCATTGCAAATCCTGCTGCTAATGCACATTTCAATGTTCTGTATTGATCTTCATTTGGACCTAAGCAGGCATTAAATGGATGTTGAATTGCCATTGCACACATAAAGTATAAGGCAGGCATATAACCTGTGAGAAGTGTTGGATTAAGTAATCCTGACCCTGTCATTAAATAACTACCTGCTATAGCTGATGAAAATGCTAAAACAGATAACACACTAGCTCCAGCTAACTCTGTCGTACATTGTACAAATATAGGTATTTCCATTTTTATGAAAACTCTACCTACAATTCCAGAAACTGCACCTATGATTAATGCAATTATTAAAGCTGCAATAGGTGCTAATAATGAAGGTATCGCTTTAGATAGTAGTGGAACTGAGACACCCATTATAGTTGATAATAAACCTACCGCACCTAACATTGCTCCAATTGATGGTACTCCAGTACCTAATCCGTAACTTGCAACCCTTCTTACTGCATCGGCACCCCAGAAAATTGCACATACACCACCAAGACCTGCAATTACAGGACCAACCACTGGAATACCTGAAAGATAAATTCCTATTAAACCACCTATTGTTCCAAAAGCTATCAAACGAATAGGTGGTATTTCTACCTCAGCCACTTTAGTAGGCGCACCATGTCCACCAGTAGCGGGTGCTACCATTAAAATGCACCTCCTTTAGCAATTATTAGTGTTAATATAGCTATCACAAATGATACTATTAAACTACCTACAATTCCACGAGGTAAACGGTGTATTTTAGGATCCCAAAGTCCTTCTGTTGTACCTCCAATGTTATAGGATGCTAAAACTGCATTAACAAAGAACATTCCAAGAGCATATGCCACAGCAATTGCTTTAGCACCAAGATCTCCAAAATATGGTATTGTCACTAAAGCATGATATAATGCCCAATATACTAATGCTCCACCAACTCCACCAAGGAAAGCTCCCATGGCTCCACTTATGTAAGCTGATGTAGGTGCTCCATGTCCTTCTGTACCTGGTGTAACATATTTCTCTTGATTCCAACCAGTAATTGGATCTTTTTTTCTCTTAGCAATTGTTGGCACTGATCCAATACCATACACAAGACAAATGTTTGTGAAAAGTCCTGTCAACGTAATCATGACTGATGCACCAATGCCTCCTGCAAGTAGAATCATCCAGAGAGGTTTTTTCAATGCCATTCCTGCAACAATTAAACCTGTCATTGATGCACCAGCTGCAAGTTGGGTTGTACCTGTTGGTATTCCTGAAGATGTTGCCATTGCTCCTGATGCTCCACCAACAGGTACTAAATGAACTCCAGCAAAAACAGACATTCCACCTAGAGTTAAAGCTGCAACCAAAGTTATAGGATCTATCAATTTACTCCCTCCTGTATGGTCCATACTTTTCTCTTGCATGTTTTTCTAATCTATTATTTATTACTATCAACAATATTACGAAAAGAAATGCTGCAAGTATACTCCATTTTTCAAACACTATATCGAACCAAAATGTGAAAAGCACTATTAATCCAAATGCCATTCCTGTTATAGGAGATCCATATTTAACTGTGAAATTACCTACTTCCATAGGACTTCTAGCTCCAAGCACTCCCTTTCTTGTTATATCTCCATGACTAGCTACTGGTATTCCTCCTCCAAATTTTTTATGTACGAACTCCGCTTCTGCTCCATAGTATACATCGCCAACTGCTGAACCTATTGCACCTATAGTCATTCCCCATATCATCCCAATGACAGGTATTGGGAATGGATGTGCAAATCCCTTTACAGGTAAAGTCATTAAGTATGCTACTCCAGTTATACAGAAAAATACTATAAATGCATGTCCAGCTATTGGTCCTAAGTTCTCTGTTAACATATCTAAAAATACTGGTTGATTAAAAGTAGCTGATCCAGATACTCTACCTAAATATGCAGTTGTTGAATATGCTAACCATATAAGTGTTGTAATTGCTGCACCTATTGCCAGTGCAATAACTGCAGGAAGATGTAGATATAACATTGCAACTGTTATTGCCCCAGATACTCCACAAAATGTACCATATGCAAATGGTTCTCCAGCTATTGCCTTATTAAAAAATCTATGTAAATTACCCATCTGCGGTGCTAACTGTACTTGTGAATTTGGGTTACTTTGTGATCCTATATTGGTCTCTACATCCTCAATTGTTTGTCCTATAATTGCAGAAGCTGTTGTAAGTGCCAAAATACCTAAACTAGCCACTGCGGGGTCCATATCATTCCTCCTTTTAACTTTATTAACTAAGTTATTACTTACTAATTCTTTAAAAAGTTTTCGGAAAAAATAGAAAAGAAAAAATCAAAAAATTTTGAATTATGTTAAGAATTTATTTACCAGCAGGCCTTATTAAGTCTCTTTCACCCTCTGGCTCAAATTCACGTAATGCTCCTTTAGCAAATTCGCCACGTGGATTTGTCCAATCGAATGGTAGATTGTCATCTGCAAATGCAACTTTAACCAATGGATTTAGACAATAGGCATCTCCTCTTGCAATATGTGCTGCCTGAACTATACCTGCATATTCTCCTAGATGACCAACATTCATTGCATAGTTTGGATAGTTAGGTCCACGTAGTTCAGCTGGTAATCCTTCATCACTTCTAATTGAATATGTGTTTGCAGCTCCACATTGGTCTTGTAAGTCATAGCCATAGAATCCTAGTCTTGCATGACATTCTTTATGTAGTATTTGTGATAAGTACCAACCACTTAATCCTGCTTGAGCATTGCCTGCTGCAAAGGCTGTTGAACATCCAGATGCAGCTGCAGCAATCGCTGCTCTTTGTGAACCTCCAAAGTGATCTTCCATTAATGTTGGATATTCTTCATATTGTTCAAGACTGTAAAGTGTAACTTCGGTTGCTACATCAAGTATTGTGTCGAAATCATGTGGTGCCTCTGCTAGTCCACCATATTTGTCTTCTACGTATTCTTTACCATAGTATGTGAAATCATCAAGTATGTTGTCGGTATACGATGCTGTAGCATATTGTGTGAATCCTACTCCACCTGACATGTAAGATCCTAGCCATATTTGGTCATATAGCATTGCTCCAGAAGCTACTACATCTAATGCCACTCTCACAGGGTCTTCATAATGTACTCTGCTACTCTGGACAATGTCTGCTAGAAATCCAAATGGTACTCCTCCTGGTTCATTTTCACCTCTAGCTCTTCTAACAGGTAGAAATGTACCTAAATGTATAACTTCTGCATGTTTTGCAGCATATGCGAAATCTGCCGTTGCAGCTTCTCCAGCAGCTTGTTTATATGCAGAAATCATTGACATTCCTATTTGCATTGCTGACCATCTTGATGTAGTTGCACCATCACAAGTTCTAGAAACTATTGTTGGAATTCTAACTGCTTGCCATATAGAATCTCCAATAGCTTTTTTCAATTGCTCAGCTTGGTGTTCTGGGAACTGTTTGTTTATATCTATTAAATAACAGGATTCTATTTCATCTGCTAATTCATCGTTACCTGTAAATACTT
Coding sequences within:
- a CDS encoding conserved hypothetical protein (COGs: COG4019 conserved hypothetical protein~InterPro IPR012019~KEGG: mth:MTH1144 hypothetical protein~SPTR: O27213 Conserved protein~PFAM: Protein of unknown function (DUF3236)), which produces MTMEKLIKKAYVESVEGRRQGDKIKEVKEIQKYILNAKNIVVPNKTKEKVKAINEVLEKFGIQKAKHLKFYTDACDLNRTPAISKALMALDIVDCDLVIARGRLGVPGSGSMLVIMDSKGRILSAALSPPHIIHKKSVEKAVKDEMTTALKRIGLNEKHES
- a CDS encoding Radical SAM domain protein (COGs: COG0502 Biotin synthase~InterPro IPR013785: IPR007197: IPR006638~KEGG: mth:MTH1143 biotin synthase~PFAM: Radical SAM domain protein~SMART: Elongator protein 3/MiaB/NifB~SPTR: O27212 Biotin synthetase (BioB)~PFAM: Radical SAM superfamily; Biotin and Thiamin Synthesis associated domain), producing MMIKSILKKALKEKKLSDCEILKLFKIKNSNDFKELMYTASELRDRYKDSIKLTSTIHITNICQISPKCKYCGFAAGTSPEGYYHPFHKTDDEILEAAKKIEKSGIPRVSCSGAHGYGGSQAVKAAKIVKENTSLELLINVGSDLNKETILKLKKYDTDTICCNLETINRKLFKDLKPGENLEDRIKVCKLVSEANIELSSGLLIGIGESYYDRLMHLKFLKTFKTLGEIPIMGFNPYKGTPMENHPPCPLHEQMKTIAITRLMYPEIRITVPTPTIGPENVKYSLMAGADNLATVIPNNYPHDVKGVGSPEVGNLDDVIRVIKELHLKPELKLHVRCA
- a CDS encoding PRC-barrel domain protein (InterPro IPR011033: IPR007903~KEGG: mth:MTH1151 hypothetical protein~PFAM: PRC-barrel domain protein~SPTR: O27219 Putative uncharacterized protein~PFAM: PRC-barrel domain), which encodes MVEKTKIKSEEKIWSEIRGYRVATNNARILGDLEEIIINDKTGKITDIVVKVEKDKKNVNLRGAKRRGDYLYIPFHRVEKVGEFIIITE
- a CDS encoding acylneuraminate cytidylyltransferase (COGs: COG2266 GTP:adenosylcobinamide-phosphate guanylyltransferase~InterPro IPR003329~KEGG: mth:MTH1152 hypothetical protein~PFAM: acylneuraminate cytidylyltransferase~SPTR: O27220 Conserved protein~PFAM: Cytidylyltransferase~TIGRFAM: conserved hypothetical protein TIGR00454), whose amino-acid sequence is MAGGKGTRLKSLKSFKEKPLININGKPMIQHVIECLEKVDRVKEIIVATSVHTPKTTEYIKKRGYRVIVTPGKGYVNDLRYVITKIPKRDTLLVINADLPLVKPKTINMIIDIYEKSDKPALTVVVPRSIYKKYGLIPPPYNTEQIPIGLNLLKAVNKKQDEKKLELPLLELALNINTPEDLEFLKKFGGFNGGKNKN
- a CDS encoding methanogenesis marker protein 14 (COGs: COG4065 conserved hypothetical protein~InterPro IPR008303~KEGG: mth:MTH1153 hypothetical protein~PFAM: conserved hypothetical protein~SPTR: O27221 Uncharacterized protein MTH_1153~TIGRFAM: methanogenesis marker protein 14~PFAM: Uncharacterized protein conserved in archaea (DUF2114)~TIGRFAM: putative methanogenesis marker protein 14); its protein translation is MSFLKRLFGPKPIMAKSKYKTIEEIKSTSFIKKTVGSGYSMEPDVHYIVASVELGNTTTKCIITATNLRTSRTYLLDKTVKMTRDVRPPKPGEKVFGKTIWGVELTKESVADLVKDTIHESAKRAKLDIKKDIHFVVRSTGVTAGFASPEEVGKMIKALAEGCLKAGIPPARMTPALSLENLPKEFQDYSLLDKIAFDGAVAGVLPPTGREVVANEMEGELVTAGIKLGAKWTDVDFRNPCVSMDFGTTLAGRIVNSEKPYAKTVGNFCGLAGAIPDAIIKGTNLVDKKLGAVLDVKATKGKYDAEKAQEYAEEVHKYIDIRKVPKSRSRFGTVPVDPKAAENAGTVLIGCDVGKNGSKFHKLSELGKEIYENDGLELLFGTIDYVSALIAKRLVEEAVNEDIIEDGSVLGVTGRAGITGKKPELILEYVNDYFEDCVFVSDGLALGAAMMARCMNSLGTPRIPIGGNRGDRCILAERLKYHKKKQSGGGLAKIFKGFSDGWR